A window of the Dehalococcoidia bacterium genome harbors these coding sequences:
- a CDS encoding cytochrome C, whose product MKLKLRPNVIVITGVAIGLSAALGQAFLHIQPPEAYGVCMVGHPSVLVKWLLNNIWHTNLSITSAFVIYPSLLAVGLVVGALIASAKNKELIRQPSTAKNKYGAILLGFLVANLGLVVGACPIRTGLLVAYGSLLGVVALGGIVTGVFLGVWHLRRAK is encoded by the coding sequence GTGAAACTGAAATTGCGCCCTAACGTGATCGTTATTACCGGCGTGGCCATCGGCCTATCTGCAGCCCTCGGCCAGGCTTTCTTGCATATTCAACCCCCCGAGGCCTATGGCGTTTGTATGGTCGGCCATCCCTCAGTACTGGTAAAGTGGCTGCTCAACAATATCTGGCATACCAACCTGTCGATTACCTCCGCTTTTGTTATCTATCCCTCACTACTAGCGGTCGGCCTTGTGGTGGGTGCCCTGATAGCCAGCGCTAAAAATAAGGAGCTTATCCGACAACCAAGCACGGCTAAAAACAAATATGGGGCTATTCTTCTCGGATTCTTGGTCGCCAACTTAGGTCTTGTCGTCGGAGCCTGCCCCATACGGACAGGACTCCTGGTGGCCTACGGTAGCCTGCTTGGGGTCGTTGCCCTGGGCGGGATCGTCACCG